The sequence GGGCTGAACCTTCCCCTCTGGCTGCTCGCCATCCTGATCGGGCTGATCGTCATCGCGGTCGCGGCCCCGCTTTCCGCCACCGCCACGATGGCCGCCGTGGGAACGGTGGGCGTTGCCGCCCTCGTGGCTGCCGGGGTGCCCGCCACCACTGCCGCCGTCGCCGTCCTTATTTTCTCCTCCTGCGAGGCCGCGGTCCCGCCCGGTGGTGCACCGCTCTATGTGGCCTGCGGCATCGCGGACGTCAATCCCATCAAGACCTTCGCCCGCCTGCTCACCCACTATGCGCTGCCCCTGCTGGTCATCGGCGTGCTGATCATCCTCGGCATCCTGCCCATCTAAGGAACCACCATGAACACACCCCGAAGGTTCATCCAAACCGTCTTCACCCTCACTCTTGGCCTCCTCCTCGTCGGCGGCGTCCTGTTCGTTGCCGGGCAGGCCGCGGGCCTCGTGGCCGGGCAAAACGCCTGGCTCGAGTTCTTCAACACCTACGTCAAACCGCCCGTCTGCATTGCCGCATCGGTGTGCGCCGTGGCCGGGTTCCTGCTCAGCTACCAGCGCCCCCGGAAACAGGCCGAACAGCAGCAGGAGGCCACCACGCGATGACCGCATCCGGAACCTTTCCCACCTTCGCGGAGCTCCTGGCGAGGGAGGGCAACCTGGCGGGTACATCGTGGGGGCTGTTCCCGGAACCGGGCAGGGGCACGCCGTCCTTCATCACGCCGGCTGCCCTCCTTGAGGCCAGGAACAGCATCCGGTCCGGGACCGTGTTCGGGCTCGACTATCCCGCAGATGCCTTTGACCCGGGGATGTCGCTCAAACGCAGCGCGCCCCGGCACACCATCTACTCCTCCCACCCTGCCCACCGGGATGACTACCTGGACGGGTATTACCTCCAGGGGTCGACGCAGATTGACGGACTCCGGCACCGCCGTGCCGATGACGTTGGCTTCTACAACGGCGTCCCGGACCACCGGATCACCGAAGGCACACCGGACCTTGGCATCCAGGAATGGGCGGAGCACCCCATCGCCGGGCGGGGAGTCCTGGTGGACCTCGACGGTTTCCGGAAAAGCGTGGGGGAGCCCATCGACCATG comes from Pseudarthrobacter sp. NIBRBAC000502770 and encodes:
- a CDS encoding cyclase family protein, with the translated sequence MTASGTFPTFAELLAREGNLAGTSWGLFPEPGRGTPSFITPAALLEARNSIRSGTVFGLDYPADAFDPGMSLKRSAPRHTIYSSHPAHRDDYLDGYYLQGSTQIDGLRHRRADDVGFYNGVPDHRITEGTPDLGIQEWAEHPIAGRGVLVDLDGFRKSVGEPIDHAGGEPLGLDLLQAAMESQSLTTRPGDILLLHTGWCEWFLGLDPEEKQRLRESRKATGVVQSQEFVAWAWDSRFAVVAADTFAVECLPAVPDSPYRESAFNDHGMMHQQLLAKLGMPLGELWRLGPLARHMRCTGTWDAFISIKPLNITGGTGSPANATAVM